The Anaerolineae bacterium genomic interval CCGCGGTGGGGCCAGCAGGACCTTCACGCCGGAGGTGTGGCTGGTGACGACGCTGTTAATGAAATCGGCGTCCAGGTCAGTGACCTTCTGGGCCACGTCCACGATGGTGCGCTGGGCCTGCAGGTTCATCAGGACGTCCACTCCGCCGAACTGGACGCCGGCGTCAATGAGGAGCACCTTGCTGTCCGGGAGGATGGACTTAAAGGCCACCGCCAGGTTCACGGCGATGGTACTGCATCCGACCCCGCCTTTCGGGGCGTATACGGCGACGACCTTGCCCAGGTTCTGGGGCGCCGGCGGAGGGCCGGCGGGCACGCCCAGCGGGCCGGTGGCCGCGGCCACCGCCTGCGTGAGCAGTTGGCGCTTGGCGGCCCCCAGCTCGTACACCCGGCGGATGGAGGACACCAGTTCTTCGGTGGAGAAGGGTTTGATAAGGAACTCGCGGGCGCCGGCGAGCATGGAGCGGCGCAGGTAATCCGCCTCCCCCTGGACGGACATCATGATGATCTGGGCCTGCGGCACTTCCTGGGTGATCATCTCACTGGCAGTGATGCCGTCCAGGCCAGGCATGTTGATGTCCATCAGGACGATATCGGGGGTCAGTTGACGCGCCATGGAGACCGCCTCTTCGCCGCTGGCGGCCGCGCCGATTACCTCGATGTCGGATTCGAAGTAGAGCAGTTTTTTCAGGTTCTCTCGCGTCTCCGGGATATCATCCACGATGAGGACGCGAATGCGTCGGGCTTCGCCATCTGTCATGTCCCTTCACCCATCCCATATCCACGTGGTAGTGATTGTTAGCTGTACGCGCCTCCCAGCCGAAGATAATGGGCCAGCAGGGTTACCTGGCCGGCACAGTCCCCACGCCTACCCCAAGGGGTTCGACCGCGAAGGGCAGGCGTTCCGGCGGGCGGATGTTGAAGCGCCGGATCATGTATTCCAGGGTCACTGGTTCGGTTTCCACGATGTCGTGGTCGTTCTTACTGCGCAGGGCGAAGTCAATGGAGGCGCCGGCCTCGCGGGCGAATTTCAGCACCAGCGCGTCCTGCTGGCTGACCAGCAGGGTGATAATGGTGGGGGCCGGCGGCGTGACCTGTTCGCCGGCCTGCCCCTGTTGCTGTGAGGCGCCCTGCGGTTGCTGAGCTTCCGGGGTAGCGGCCGGCGTCACCGCCGCCTGTCCCCACGGCCCCACTTTCAACACGGTGATATCCTGCAGGGTGAGCTGGGTGACCATGCGGGGGATTTGCTGGCCCATGGGTTCGCTCATCTGACCTTCTTCCGTGGTCTTGGGGAGCGGGAGCTTGATCTGCGTCTCGGGGTCCACGCTCACCATATTGAAGGTGATGAGCATGTCCACGGTATCGCCTGGCTCCAGGGCATAGGCCACACTGCTCAGCTCATCAATAGGGAAGGCCACCGCCACCTTGCCGGGCGGGATCAGGAAGGAAGCGTTGATGCCCTTTTCCACGATGGATTTTTTATCGGTGATCATGTCGCGCCGGATGATCTGGCCCTGCACAATGTCCACGGCGGCCAGCTTGCCGACG includes:
- the cpaB gene encoding Flp pilus assembly protein CpaB, with the translated sequence MKRGRILVLIGIILGLVTTVAVFMILRSPEKEAAGPAETPKQKVLIAIQNIGQAQPIDPAAVELREMEQSQVPPDAVMSTTDIVGKLAAVDIVQGQIIRRDMITDKKSIVEKGINASFLIPPGKVAVAFPIDELSSVAYALEPGDTVDMLITFNMVSVDPETQIKLPLPKTTEEGQMSEPMGQQIPRMVTQLTLQDITVLKVGPWGQAAVTPAATPEAQQPQGASQQQGQAGEQVTPPAPTIITLLVSQQDALVLKFAREAGASIDFALRSKNDHDIVETEPVTLEYMIRRFNIRPPERLPFAVEPLGVGVGTVPAR
- a CDS encoding response regulator produces the protein MTDGEARRIRVLIVDDIPETRENLKKLLYFESDIEVIGAAASGEEAVSMARQLTPDIVLMDINMPGLDGITASEMITQEVPQAQIIMMSVQGEADYLRRSMLAGAREFLIKPFSTEELVSSIRRVYELGAAKRQLLTQAVAAATGPLGVPAGPPPAPQNLGKVVAVYAPKGGVGCSTIAVNLAVAFKSILPDSKVLLIDAGVQFGGVDVLMNLQAQRTIVDVAQKVTDLDADFINSVVTSHTSGVKVLLAPPRPEMGDLVSASDMEKILAEVKKYYDIIVVDTRNVLHDMELTILDGADRIVLLTTPDIPAIKNVKLFFDVISALEYPEDKVLLVVNQADQRSAIRPEDIEQSLRHPIAGTIPDDERLASIAVNQGVPFVMTHRNSPLAHAVLELAQRLVNELQPAAAPAPAPAAPPRGGTGLLGKFLKPS